One window of Hylemonella gracilis genomic DNA carries:
- the fabF gene encoding beta-ketoacyl-ACP synthase II produces MSRRRVVVTGLGCISPVGNTVAESWTHLLAGRSGVELVTRFDASALTTRFAGQVQGFELEKYITSKEARTMDTFIQYGIAAAMQAVEDAGLKTGAALADPEAERIGCMIGSGIGGLPLIEESHIEFLNRGPRRLSPFFVPASIINMISGHVSMRYGFKGPNMAIVTACTTGLHNIGDAGRLIEYGDADVMIAGGSESQISPLGIGGFASMRALSTRNDDPKTASRPWDKDRDGFVLGEGAGVLVLEEYEHAKKRGAKIYAELAGFGLSADAGHMTAPNMDGPRRAMVGALRNAGVNADQIDYLNAHGTSTPLGDLNETNAIKAALGDHAKEKLVVSSTKSMTGHLLGGAGGIESVFTVLAIHEQKIPPTINLFNQDPECDLDYCANTARDAKINVALKNNFGFGGTNGALVFKRV; encoded by the coding sequence ATGTCCCGTCGTCGCGTCGTCGTCACAGGACTGGGCTGCATCAGCCCGGTCGGCAATACTGTGGCCGAGTCCTGGACCCATCTGCTGGCTGGTCGTTCCGGTGTTGAACTGGTCACCAGATTCGATGCCAGCGCCCTGACCACCCGGTTCGCCGGCCAGGTCCAGGGCTTTGAGCTGGAGAAGTACATCACGTCCAAGGAAGCGCGGACGATGGACACCTTCATCCAGTACGGCATCGCTGCGGCGATGCAGGCCGTGGAGGATGCCGGCTTGAAGACCGGCGCGGCCTTGGCCGATCCTGAAGCTGAGCGCATCGGCTGCATGATCGGTTCGGGCATCGGTGGCTTGCCGCTGATTGAGGAATCGCACATCGAGTTCCTGAACCGCGGGCCACGCCGCCTGTCGCCTTTCTTCGTCCCGGCCTCCATCATCAACATGATTTCCGGACATGTTTCGATGCGCTATGGCTTCAAGGGGCCGAACATGGCGATCGTGACGGCCTGCACCACGGGCTTGCACAACATCGGTGATGCCGGTCGCCTGATCGAGTATGGCGACGCCGACGTGATGATCGCCGGTGGCTCCGAGAGCCAGATTTCGCCCCTGGGCATCGGCGGTTTTGCCTCTATGCGTGCGTTGTCCACCCGCAATGACGATCCCAAGACGGCTTCGCGCCCCTGGGACAAGGATCGTGACGGCTTCGTGCTGGGCGAGGGTGCGGGCGTGTTGGTGTTGGAAGAGTACGAACACGCGAAGAAGCGCGGCGCCAAGATCTACGCCGAGCTGGCCGGTTTCGGCCTGAGCGCGGATGCCGGGCATATGACGGCGCCGAACATGGACGGCCCCCGTCGCGCCATGGTGGGCGCGTTGCGTAATGCCGGGGTCAACGCGGATCAGATTGATTACCTCAACGCCCATGGCACCTCCACCCCCTTGGGTGACCTGAACGAGACCAACGCCATCAAGGCGGCTCTGGGTGATCACGCGAAGGAGAAGCTGGTGGTCAGCTCGACCAAGTCCATGACTGGCCATTTGCTGGGCGGCGCGGGCGGCATCGAATCGGTGTTCACGGTCCTCGCGATTCACGAGCAGAAGATTCCGCCAACCATCAATCTCTTCAACCAGGATCCGGAGTGCGATCTCGACTACTGCGCCAACACGGCGCGGGACGCGAAGATCAACGTCGCGCTCAAGAATAATTTCGGTTTCGGCGGCACCAACGGCGCGCTGGTGTTCAAGCGCGTCTGA
- the rpoE gene encoding RNA polymerase sigma factor RpoE: protein MKEEGPTRDPDSVAVSAGQVDLQLVERTLAGDARAFELLVLKYRRRIERLIGRMVRDVNLVEDLAQETFIRAYRALHQFRGDAQFYTWLYRIAVNTTKKTLLGLKNDPLAVGMAAATAGDSEDDETFLTAREPIAEDTPESLLAAREIAAAVQGALEALPDDLRQALVLREMDGLSYEEIATAMNSPVGTVRSRIFRAREAVSARVRPLLERQGGKRW, encoded by the coding sequence ATGAAGGAAGAGGGCCCGACCCGTGACCCGGACTCCGTGGCGGTGTCTGCCGGGCAGGTTGATCTTCAACTGGTCGAGCGCACCCTGGCCGGGGATGCCCGCGCGTTCGAGCTGCTGGTGCTCAAGTACCGCCGACGCATCGAGCGCCTGATCGGGCGCATGGTGCGGGACGTGAATCTGGTCGAAGATCTGGCGCAGGAAACCTTCATTCGGGCCTACCGGGCCCTGCATCAGTTCCGGGGTGACGCGCAGTTCTATACCTGGCTGTACCGCATCGCCGTCAACACCACGAAAAAAACCTTACTGGGTCTGAAAAACGATCCCCTGGCGGTTGGCATGGCCGCGGCCACCGCTGGCGACAGTGAGGACGATGAAACTTTTTTGACCGCGCGGGAACCAATAGCGGAGGACACGCCGGAGTCTCTGTTGGCCGCGCGCGAGATCGCCGCCGCCGTCCAAGGCGCACTGGAGGCCTTGCCCGACGATCTGCGCCAGGCGTTGGTGCTGCGCGAAATGGACGGTCTGAGTTACGAAGAGATCGCCACGGCCATGAACAGCCCCGTCGGCACGGTGCGCTCGCGCATCTTTCGCGCGCGTGAGGCGGTGTCGGCAAGGGTGCGCCCGCTGCTGGAGCGGCAAGGTGGCAAGCGTTGGTAG
- a CDS encoding sigma-E factor negative regulatory protein: MTSLNQGSPDGALSAPAAADEAFAHVLTSVLLDGELRGEEFAQACLALESDAQARQRWHDYHLVGEALRQGAGEVCWVLNPGRTHDELFLSRLRGHLAQENTPRGWAEERIEHPSGQRLQDQRRAVRQGANDSYGAWRITAGLCALVVVGMLGWQGVAGLQSASQVRQLAQARADQRSSTPAEVGRWAMPQRVSATASTTPMFTASDGVAQSFLAPRSLGQDAPMVMLRDPRLDHLMARQGGVSGRVASEGRYPRPRLGRPGVAAQGVLVNLDKSPVLPR, translated from the coding sequence TTGACGTCGCTGAATCAAGGTTCGCCAGACGGCGCGCTGTCCGCCCCCGCTGCAGCCGATGAGGCCTTCGCGCATGTCCTGACCTCGGTCTTGCTCGATGGGGAGCTGCGCGGCGAGGAATTCGCGCAGGCTTGCCTCGCCCTGGAATCCGACGCCCAGGCCCGACAGCGCTGGCATGACTACCATCTGGTGGGTGAGGCGTTGCGCCAGGGCGCAGGTGAGGTGTGCTGGGTGCTCAACCCTGGCCGCACGCACGATGAGCTCTTCCTCTCGCGTTTGCGTGGGCACCTGGCGCAGGAGAACACGCCGCGTGGCTGGGCGGAAGAACGCATTGAACATCCGTCAGGCCAGCGGCTGCAGGATCAGCGTCGAGCCGTGCGCCAGGGCGCCAATGATTCGTATGGTGCCTGGCGGATCACGGCTGGCCTGTGCGCGCTGGTGGTGGTGGGCATGCTCGGCTGGCAAGGTGTCGCGGGCTTGCAATCCGCCTCCCAGGTCCGGCAGCTGGCCCAAGCCCGGGCGGACCAGCGCTCCAGCACTCCCGCTGAGGTGGGGCGTTGGGCGATGCCACAACGGGTATCGGCCACGGCCAGCACAACCCCGATGTTCACCGCATCCGATGGCGTGGCGCAATCGTTCCTTGCGCCTCGGTCGCTGGGGCAGGACGCGCCCATGGTCATGCTGCGCGACCCCCGTCTGGACCACTTGATGGCGCGGCAGGGCGGCGTGAGCGGTCGCGTCGCTTCGGAGGGGCGTTATCCCCGACCCCGGCTGGGTCGCCCCGGCGTGGCCGCGCAAGGGGTGCTGGTCAACCTCGACAAGAGCCCTGTTCTGCCTCGCTGA
- a CDS encoding Do family serine endopeptidase: MSSSSSRFLSFWRFPVLLVAFVVSSAGVLPQAVAQGRGLPDFTDLVEQVGPSVVNIRTLEKVSTVRGGMNGMDEETLEFFRRFGLPVPPGAGPRSDRNQPSQPEEPRPRGVGSGFILSTDGYVMTNAHVVDGADEVYVTLPDKREFKAKLIGSDKRTDVAVVKIEASGLPAVKVGDVNKLRVGEWVMAIGSPFGLENTVTAGIVSAKQRDTGDYLPLIQTDVAINPGNSGGPLINLRGEVVGINSQIYSRSGGYMGIAFAIPIDEAMRVSDQLRATGRVTRGRIGVQIDQVSKDVAEAIGLGKPEGALVRAVESGSPAEKAGVEAGDIILRLDGKAIEKVSDLPRMVGGLKPGARTTLTVFRRGLRKDLTVTIGEFAPERAAEAEPAEEPRVASTDALGLRVVELTEAQKRDLKLKGGVRVEAVANAAARAGLRAGDVILALANVEVASVRQFDALLSKLDQSRPVQVLFRRGEWAQYAVIRPQR, from the coding sequence ATGTCCAGTTCTTCCTCGCGTTTTCTGTCTTTTTGGCGTTTTCCCGTGCTGCTCGTCGCGTTCGTGGTGTCGTCGGCGGGTGTACTCCCGCAGGCCGTGGCGCAGGGTCGAGGACTGCCCGATTTCACCGATCTGGTCGAACAGGTGGGTCCCTCGGTGGTCAATATCCGAACGCTGGAAAAAGTGTCGACCGTGCGGGGCGGCATGAATGGCATGGACGAAGAAACGCTGGAGTTCTTCCGCCGTTTCGGCCTGCCGGTGCCACCCGGCGCGGGGCCGCGTTCCGACCGAAATCAACCCTCCCAGCCTGAGGAACCGCGCCCGCGCGGCGTCGGCTCGGGGTTCATCCTCTCGACGGACGGCTATGTGATGACCAATGCGCACGTGGTGGACGGCGCCGACGAGGTGTACGTTACGTTGCCGGACAAGCGCGAGTTCAAGGCCAAGCTGATCGGTTCCGACAAGCGTACCGACGTGGCCGTGGTCAAGATCGAGGCCAGCGGCCTGCCCGCCGTCAAGGTGGGTGACGTGAACAAGCTGAGGGTGGGGGAATGGGTGATGGCCATTGGCTCGCCGTTTGGCCTGGAGAACACCGTGACGGCTGGCATCGTCAGCGCCAAGCAACGCGACACGGGTGATTATCTGCCGTTGATCCAGACCGACGTGGCCATCAATCCGGGCAACTCCGGCGGGCCGCTGATCAATCTGCGCGGCGAGGTGGTCGGCATCAACAGCCAGATCTATTCCCGCTCAGGTGGCTACATGGGCATCGCCTTTGCCATTCCGATCGACGAGGCCATGCGCGTGAGCGACCAATTGCGCGCCACCGGCCGGGTCACCCGCGGGCGCATCGGCGTGCAGATCGACCAGGTCAGCAAGGATGTGGCCGAAGCCATCGGACTGGGCAAACCGGAAGGCGCGCTGGTACGCGCCGTGGAGTCTGGCTCGCCGGCGGAGAAGGCGGGTGTCGAGGCTGGTGACATCATTCTGCGGCTCGATGGCAAGGCCATCGAGAAGGTATCTGACCTGCCCCGCATGGTGGGCGGCCTGAAGCCAGGCGCGCGAACCACGCTGACGGTGTTCCGACGTGGCCTACGTAAGGACCTGACCGTCACGATCGGCGAATTCGCACCCGAGCGAGCGGCCGAAGCGGAGCCAGCGGAGGAGCCGCGCGTTGCGTCCACCGATGCGCTGGGCCTGCGCGTGGTGGAGTTGACCGAGGCGCAGAAGCGGGATCTCAAGCTCAAGGGCGGCGTGCGGGTGGAGGCGGTTGCCAACGCCGCCGCGCGAGCGGGTCTGCGAGCAGGCGATGTGATCCTCGCCTTGGCGAACGTGGAGGTGGCGTCGGTGCGTCAGTTCGACGCCCTGCTGTCCAAGCTGGACCAGAGTCGACCGGTGCAGGTTCTCTTTCGGCGGGGTGAATGGGCGCAGTACGCCGTGATTCGCCCGCAGCGCTAA